The nucleotide sequence atggatggatggtagggaggctgcatggatggatggtaTGAAggctgcatggatggatggtagggaggctgcatggatggatggtagGGTGGCTGCATGGAAGGATGGTAGTGAGGCTGCATGGATAGATGGTAGGGTGGCTGCATGGGTGGATAGTAGGGAGGCTGCATGGAGAGATGGTAGGGTGGCAGCACGGATGGATGGTAGGGAggctgcatggatggatggtagtgaggctgcatggatggatggtagGAAGGCTGCAAGGATGGATGGTGGGGAGGCTGCACGGATGGATGGTATAGAAGCTGCATGGATGGCTGGTAGGGTGGCTCCATGGATTGTTGGTAGGGTAGCTGCATGGGTGGATAGTAGGGAGGCTGCATGGAGAGATGGTAGGGTGGCGGCACGGATGGATGGTAGGGAggctgcatggatggatggtagGGAGActgcatggatggatggtagGAAGGCTGCAAGGATGGATGGTGGGGAGGCTGCACGGATGGATGGTATGGAAGCTGCATGGATGGCTGGTAGGGTGGCTCCATGGATTGTTGGTAGGGTAGCTGCATGGATAGATAGTAGGGAGTGTGCATGGATGGATGGTATGGTGGCTGCATGGATGGATTGTATTGTGGCTGCATTGACGGATGATATGGTGGCTGCACGGATGGATGGTAGGGTGGCGGCATAGACAGATGAGCAGGTGGCTGCACGGATAGATGGTTCTGTGGCTTCTTGGATGGATAGTATGGTggctgcatggatggatggtaTGGTAGGTGTATGGATGGATGGTTTGGTGGCTGCATGGATGCATGGGAGGGAAAATGCATGAATGGATGGTAAGGCGGCTGCATGGATGGTATGGTGGCTGCATGGAAAGGTGAGAAGAAGGTTGCATGGATGGATGGTTTTGTGGGTTTGGTGGCTGTATGGATGGATGGTATGGTGGCTGCATGTATGGATGGTAGGGGGATTCATTAATGGATGGTAGGGAGGCTGCATGGAGGGATGGTGGCTGCACGGATGGATGGTTTGGTGGTTGCATTGATGGAGGGTATGGTGGCGGCATGGATGGATTATAGGGTGGCTGCTTGGATGAATGGAAGAAGGGCTGCACGGATGTATGGTATTGAGGCTGCACGTATAGATGGTAGTGTGGCTGCATGGAAGGATGGTATGGAGGCTTCATGGACTGATGGTGTGATGGCTGCATGGATAGATGGTAGGGTGGCTGCATAAATGGATAGTATGGAGGCTTCATGGATGGATGGTATGGTGGCTGCATGGATGGATGTTATGGAGGCTTCATGGACTGATGGTGTGGTGGCT is from Dreissena polymorpha isolate Duluth1 chromosome 14, UMN_Dpol_1.0, whole genome shotgun sequence and encodes:
- the LOC127858574 gene encoding uncharacterized protein LOC127858574, with protein sequence MDGREAAWMDGMKAAWMDGREAAWMDGRVAAWKDGSEAAWIDGRVAAWVDSREAAWRDGRVAARMDGREAAWMDGSEAAWMDGRKAARMDGGEAARMDGIEAAWMAGRVAPWIVGRVAAWVDSREAAWRDGRVAARMDGREAAWMDGRETAWMDGRKAARMDGGEAARMDGMEAAWMAGRVAPWIVGRVAAWIDSRECAWMDGMVAAWMDCIVAALTDDMVAARMDGRVAA